DNA from Chryseomicrobium sp. FSL W7-1435:
TTATTATCATGCCGTTTAAAATTAAACTTAGTAAGAAGCCGTATGAGCAGCTCTAAAACGTAAAGTGACCATGGAATCCCATGGTCATTTTTTATAAACCGAACAAAGTAGATACGGTATCGGCGCTATCTGGTGTGAACATATAAAGGGAGATTCCGATTAAAATTGTACCGGCCATCAGGACAGAAATTTTGCGGAACGGTGTTTTTTTAGAAGATTGCATGATTCCGTATAGTAGTAAACCAATTCCGATGAGTAGGCCAAGCATGTACCAAAAGCCCATGGTCATCAACTCCTTCACTAGACAAAACGCTAGCTGTCACGAGAAGGTTGCATGATTAATCAAAAATCATGCGAACGAGCTGTGCGATTGCACGAGGAAGAGCAAGAACAATATCCACTAGGTTAACCCAGAGAGATTTTGACTCATCTTTACGCACTGTTGACTTTGTCATAACAACGCCTCCCATTTTCTTTCATTTTACCATATATTGTAGAAAAATATACTTGATTTGGAGCTGATGAAATGCCTGAATGTACATGGCCGGGAACAAATGAATTGATGCAAGACTATCATGATAACGAGTGGGGAAAATCGTCGAAAGGGGACGACCGCTACTTGTTTGAAATGCTTTCTTTAGAGGGGGCACAAGCGGGTCTTTCCTGGATCACAATTTTGAAAAAGCGTGAAGCGTATAAAGAAGCTTTTCATGATTTTGATATTGCAGCCTGCGCGGCTCTTACTGACGAAGATTTCGAGCGCATCCTTACGAATTATGAAATCGTGCGCAATAAGCTAAAAATCAAGTCAGTTCGCACTAACGCACAAGCTCTACAGCGTATCCAAGAAGAGTTTGGCTCATTCTCTGATTTTCTTTGGAGTTATGTGGACCACACGCCAATTGTTCATACACCAAAGGGAAATGCAGATGTCCTAACCGAAAACGAGCTTTCAAAGAAGCTCAGCAAAGACTTAAAGAAACGTGGCTTCACATTTGTGGGGCCAGTTATCATCTATACCTATATGCAGGCGGTCGGGATGATTGATGATCATTTGGTTGGGTGTCCGGCTAAGACTACGGAATAAGGAGGCTACAATGATTCAAATTGTAGTTTGGTTGATAGTAGCGGCAAGTCTATTATTTGGTTGGTACTACACGAAATAATTAGAGGTTTTTAAAGTAA
Protein-coding regions in this window:
- a CDS encoding DNA-3-methyladenine glycosylase I, whose product is MPECTWPGTNELMQDYHDNEWGKSSKGDDRYLFEMLSLEGAQAGLSWITILKKREAYKEAFHDFDIAACAALTDEDFERILTNYEIVRNKLKIKSVRTNAQALQRIQEEFGSFSDFLWSYVDHTPIVHTPKGNADVLTENELSKKLSKDLKKRGFTFVGPVIIYTYMQAVGMIDDHLVGCPAKTTE